The region GCCGTTTTCAGCAGGGCGAGGTACATTCATTTCTGCAGATACCGCCAGGAGGACCTTCTAAGGATACTACCGAGAAAGCATTCAAACTCATGCGGGACATGTCCCTTAGCGATTTTCCAGCTACAGCGCCTAGTTTTGCGAAAAGCCTTAAATTCTATTCCGCGCCTTCCGATTCAACTCTGACAAAAGAACAACTGCAAACTATCCTGGATTCACTTAACAAAATCGAGATTGTAAAACCCGATACAATTAAGCCTGCATCCGCCGCGCCTTTATCAATCATATCCGATACCGAGATTTCAAAAGATTCAAACATCAAGACGGTTCCTGTTGAGATGAATAAAGAACCTGCCGCTGAAACGGATTCCCTTAAGAATGAAGCGATATCGGATACTAATTAGTTTTGGCTGTTTCTTCATCTAGTTTGACTGTCGTAGGAGGCGGCCTTGCGGGTTCGTCGGCGGCAATGGAGGCTGCAAAGCGGGGCGTCAAGGTTAAGTTATACGAGATGAGACCCAATTGCATGACGCCAGCACATTCGACAGGCAGTCTCGCGGAACTTGTTTGCTCGAACTCGCTTGGCTCAACAGACCCGCTGCGGGCTCAGGGGCTCTTAAAAGAAGAAATCAGGATGCTCGATTGCGAGCTTCTAAAGATTGCCGAAGCAAACGCTGTTCCTGCAGGCACCGCTCTTACCGTAGACAGAGAAAAGTTCTCAAAACAAGTCACAAATCTTCTTGAAAAGCATCTTGGTGTTGAAATAATCCGTGAAGAAGTCACCAAGGTTCCAGATGGCCTAAGCATAATGGCGAGCGGTCCTTTGACATCGGAAAAACTCTCGGCGTCGATATCAGAGTTTTGCGGCCTGCAATTCCTCTATTTTTTCGACGCAATTGCCCCAATGGTGGACAAGGATTCCCTCAACTTGGAGAAACTGCATAAGTCATCGAGGTACGACGCAGGAGATGCCGGTTTCTTGAACGCATTCCTGGATAAGACACAGTATCTTCAACTGCAGAGCGCTCTTGCTTCCGCAGAAGAGCATCCCAGGCATGATTTCGAGAAGCTTTGTTTTTTTGAAGGGTGTCTTCCAGTTGAAGAGGTAGCGCGAAGGGGACAGGACTCTCTTGCATATGGAACCCTGAGGCCGACAGGTTTCAGGGACTGCGAAGGGAAAAGGCCTTACGCTGTCGTGCAATTGAGACCTGAGAACATTCAAGGAACTATGTACAATCTGGTAGGATTCCAAACCAACCTCAGAAACTCTGAACAGGAGAGGGTCTTCAGGATGATTCCGGGCCTTGAAAATGCGGAATTCATAAGGTACGGGAGGATGCACCGCAACACCTATATAGAGGCTCCTCAGTTAATCAAGCCGACACTTCAATTCCGCAATCGTACCGACTTATTGGTTTGCGGTCAACTATCAGGCGCAGAAGGGTATCTTTCGGCTATTGCTACAGGTCTTGTGGCTGGGATAAATGCCTCACACATTTTAAAACACAGAGAGCCTTTAAGGATCCCTCGTGAGACCATGCTTGGAAGTCTTCTTTCTTACATCTCAGGGGATGACCAATTGGAATCCTGCGATAACCGTTTTACGCCTACAAAACCCATTTTTGGAATCCTTCCAACCCTATCGACTGAACCTAAAGGGAAAAAATCTAAGCGCGAAGCTTATGTTCAACGCAGCCTGACTACCCTCAAAGATTTTTTGTCGTCAATTTAGCATTATTACGCAATTTAAACGATTGAACTCTTCGTTTTCTTTCTTAGTCCTCCTGTATTTTTGAATCGACTATCATCTCCTCGACTCGCAGTCTTGCAGCCGGTATCTTTGAAGTTTCCATGAATTCCTTTTCTATCTCCTGGGAGAAAGCCTCAATCTCTCTGGCTAATTCCCTTGTACCTATTGTGTTTGACTGGCCGCGAAGGTTCTTAAGAAGCGATTCATAGGGTTTATCGGACGTATAACGTTCAAGTGTATATCTGGCAACGAATGTCTGGCACTCCAAACACCTTACGTACACCTTTACATGCTGACCAGCCTCTACTCTGACTAAATTCTCCATTTTTTTAGACTGGCACTTCGGGCAAGTCTCAAGCTTGACTGAAACCGACATTTTTCCTCCTTCACGAAAGGAGATAAGGGAGGGACCCTTATTTAGGTATTATATTAAGTATTGGCCATACCAATATTCCAAAAACGAAAATCAGTACCGCGGCAACACCTGCTACAATCGCTCCGATTCGAGCCATGTCCTTTACTTTAAGCATTCCGGAACTGAATGCAATAGCGTTTGGCGGCGTAGATACAGGCAAGAGCATTGAAGCAGATGCAGCGATTGCTACGCTAACGACCAGAGAGCTTGAAGATGCAGAGAAACCGAATGTTAAAGGTATGATGAGAGCCGCTACGGAAGTGTTGGATATAAAATTAGTGAGAATTATGGCGATGAGAATAAACCCGCCCAGCACGGCTAAAGGAGAAAGATTGTGCATTCCGA is a window of bacterium DNA encoding:
- a CDS encoding methylenetetrahydrofolate--tRNA-(uracil(54)-C(5))-methyltransferase (FADH(2)-oxidizing) TrmFO, with the protein product MTVVGGGLAGSSAAMEAAKRGVKVKLYEMRPNCMTPAHSTGSLAELVCSNSLGSTDPLRAQGLLKEEIRMLDCELLKIAEANAVPAGTALTVDREKFSKQVTNLLEKHLGVEIIREEVTKVPDGLSIMASGPLTSEKLSASISEFCGLQFLYFFDAIAPMVDKDSLNLEKLHKSSRYDAGDAGFLNAFLDKTQYLQLQSALASAEEHPRHDFEKLCFFEGCLPVEEVARRGQDSLAYGTLRPTGFRDCEGKRPYAVVQLRPENIQGTMYNLVGFQTNLRNSEQERVFRMIPGLENAEFIRYGRMHRNTYIEAPQLIKPTLQFRNRTDLLVCGQLSGAEGYLSAIATGLVAGINASHILKHREPLRIPRETMLGSLLSYISGDDQLESCDNRFTPTKPIFGILPTLSTEPKGKKSKREAYVQRSLTTLKDFLSSI